One genomic region from Phycodurus eques isolate BA_2022a chromosome 16, UOR_Pequ_1.1, whole genome shotgun sequence encodes:
- the LOC133414924 gene encoding transmembrane protein 235-like, whose amino-acid sequence MRYGMVILSAGFSGLLSFCFLAVSVGTDYWYIIDVNKPNYTDSEELSSYSGLWRINEGSQKSSVIPTFTANMSSLSEMERHLLELHKVVVIILPLGLVLLVFGWIFGLASSLACSPKLLTGTAFYFLFCSLFTLTGVSIYIQYSNKAMEEFQRIVAPEELAYVNVSFGWSFAMAWISFGLELAAGLLLLLAAKVTQMKGRYDCGVAVTL is encoded by the exons ATGAGGTACGGCATGGTGATTCTCTCAGCCGGCTTTTCGGGTTTGCTCAGTTTTTGCTTCCTCGCCGTGTCAGTCGGAACCGATTATTGGTACATTATCGATGTGAATAAGCCCAACTACACCGACTCCGAGGAGCTGAGTTCCTACTCCGGACTGTGGAGAATTAATGAAG GATCACAAAAGAGTTCCGTCATCCCTACCTTCACTGCAAATATGTCTTCCCTGTCCGAGATGGAGAGGCACCTTCTCG AGCTGCACAAGGTGGTGGTCATCATACTGCCACTGGGCTTGGTGCTGTTGGTCTTCGGTTGGATTTTCGGGCTCGCCAGTTCGTTGGCCTGCAGCCCGAAGCTGCTGACTGGAACCGCATTCTACTTTCTCTTCTGCA GCCTTTTCACTCTGACTGGGGTAAGCATCTACATCCAGTATTCCAACAAGGCCATGGAGGAGTTCCAGCGGATCGTGGCCCCGGAGGAACTCGCCTACGTGAACGTGTCCTTCGGCTGGTCCTTCGCCATGGCGTGGATCTCCTTCGGTCTGGAGCTAGCTGCTGGCCTACTTCTCCTGCTGGCCGCCAAAGTCACCCAGATGAAAGGACGCTACGACTGCGGCGTCGCCGTCACTTTGTGA